One genomic region from Pseudomonas hormoni encodes:
- a CDS encoding MFS transporter, with translation MALISDATHRGSRSIRWLGLSVLMLPVLLVTVDNTVLGFALPKIAEALRPSASQQLWMIDAYSLVLAGLLVSMGSLGDRIGHRKLLLTGSLGFAIVSVLTAYSDSAVQLIAGRACMGIFGAMLMPSTLALIRSVFEDREERRLAVAIWATTLTVGSALGPLVGGVLLEFFSWGSIFLLAVPVLVPLLILGPVLLPESERDASGPLDPVSILQSMVALGAIVYGIKHSASHSFDWMAVTAFAAGAVAGWMFVRRQLRLPVPLMDLSLFRNGTFSGSVLINLMSLSFLIGFVFFTTQFLQIVLQMSPLSASLALVPGQILAIVVGMAVVPVAQRLQVHVLIPILMAFAGAAFLVVATMGSSLTVLVVAFALLNIGVGAIATVSNDVILSAAPPAKAGAASAISETAYEVGVVLGTTVLGGLVTAYYRSALQLPEFLNEVQTVLASETLSGAHNVAADLSSAQAGELMAQAAWAFEGGIGLVSWVTFGLASMAMLIAWRSLRIPTNQLADGH, from the coding sequence ATGGCACTAATAAGTGATGCGACACACCGCGGATCGAGATCAATACGCTGGTTAGGCTTAAGCGTACTGATGCTGCCAGTGTTGCTGGTGACCGTTGACAATACGGTACTTGGATTCGCGTTACCAAAGATTGCCGAGGCCCTGCGTCCGAGTGCTAGCCAGCAGTTGTGGATGATCGATGCCTATTCGCTGGTGCTGGCGGGATTGCTGGTCTCGATGGGTAGCCTGGGAGATCGAATCGGTCATCGTAAGTTGTTGCTGACCGGGTCCTTGGGTTTTGCCATTGTGTCGGTGCTGACCGCGTATTCCGATTCCGCCGTGCAACTGATTGCCGGGCGAGCTTGTATGGGTATTTTCGGTGCGATGCTGATGCCCTCAACGTTGGCGTTGATACGTTCGGTGTTCGAGGATCGAGAAGAACGCAGACTAGCAGTCGCGATCTGGGCTACGACGTTGACGGTCGGCTCGGCACTCGGTCCTTTGGTGGGTGGGGTGTTGCTGGAATTCTTTAGTTGGGGGTCGATTTTCCTGTTGGCGGTACCCGTGCTGGTGCCACTGCTGATATTGGGACCGGTGTTATTGCCTGAGTCCGAGCGAGATGCTTCAGGACCGCTGGATCCGGTAAGCATTCTGCAATCGATGGTTGCTCTTGGCGCTATCGTTTACGGCATTAAACACAGTGCCAGTCATAGTTTCGATTGGATGGCGGTGACTGCCTTCGCAGCAGGCGCAGTAGCGGGTTGGATGTTTGTACGTCGACAGTTGCGTCTGCCGGTGCCGCTTATGGATTTGAGCCTATTCCGCAACGGCACCTTCAGCGGTTCAGTGCTGATTAATCTGATGAGTCTCTCATTCCTCATCGGCTTCGTATTCTTTACCACTCAGTTCCTGCAAATCGTTCTTCAGATGTCGCCCTTGAGTGCCAGCCTCGCGTTGGTCCCAGGTCAGATCTTGGCGATTGTAGTAGGCATGGCGGTCGTGCCTGTTGCACAGCGATTACAGGTGCATGTGCTGATACCGATTTTGATGGCGTTTGCTGGCGCAGCGTTTTTGGTGGTCGCCACCATGGGCAGTAGCCTGACCGTTCTAGTGGTGGCTTTTGCGTTGCTGAACATTGGCGTGGGTGCGATCGCGACGGTGTCCAATGATGTGATTTTGTCCGCCGCACCACCGGCAAAGGCAGGTGCCGCGTCAGCCATTAGCGAAACGGCCTATGAAGTGGGTGTGGTTTTAGGGACGACCGTACTTGGCGGGCTTGTCACTGCCTACTACCGCAGTGCATTGCAGCTGCCGGAGTTTCTGAACGAAGTGCAGACCGTGCTGGCGAGTGAGACGTTATCGGGGGCGCACAATGTGGCCGCAGATTTGTCGAGCGCCCAGGCGGGAGAGCTGATGGCGCAGGCGGCATGGGCATTCGAAGGCGGTATCGGTTTGGTTTCGTGGGTCACTTTCGGTTTGGCATCTATGGCGATGTTGATAGCCTGGCGCTCTTTGCGGATACCCACGAACCAGCTTGCGGACGGGCATTGA
- a CDS encoding carboxylate-amine ligase, whose product MNPHLNFGIEEEYFITDLRTRRMSEQPPGAAIEACKTELGPCFAYEMFKGQVEVASPVFTDIAPAAEYLGAVRKALRKTLEPYGLGLLSVGSHPLADWRLQQATEQDHFLQLFEDYQRVARRSLLSGLHVHVEVPRPLDRIRVMNEVLPWLPFLLALSSSSPFWDGADSGFASYRQTACDEWPRMGIPEFLEDQSAYDAYVALLIRTGTVRQASDIWWGLRPAVKYPTLELRMTDACPRLDDALCIAAFFRLVVAYAIDQPRPGSAYSQTSQWILKENRWRAKRYGTRASFIIEGYDRPFSMEQWLFMAEQILGDAARTLGAESVFAHIRQMLREGTSAQRQLGVYQRALRSGEDLQAALSQVVDQLLMETSQAPSFDQRIAGSGNPGRALTGQVI is encoded by the coding sequence ATGAACCCACACCTGAACTTCGGCATTGAAGAGGAATACTTCATCACTGACCTGCGCACCCGGCGCATGTCGGAGCAGCCGCCCGGCGCAGCGATTGAGGCGTGCAAGACTGAATTGGGCCCGTGCTTTGCCTATGAGATGTTTAAAGGGCAGGTCGAAGTCGCTTCCCCCGTTTTTACTGACATTGCGCCAGCTGCGGAGTATCTGGGCGCAGTTCGCAAAGCGTTACGAAAAACCCTTGAACCCTATGGCCTGGGACTGCTCAGTGTCGGCAGCCATCCGCTGGCGGACTGGCGTCTGCAACAGGCCACAGAGCAGGACCATTTTCTTCAACTGTTCGAGGACTACCAGCGCGTAGCCCGGCGTAGCCTTCTGTCCGGTCTGCATGTGCATGTTGAAGTGCCGAGGCCTCTGGACCGAATTCGAGTGATGAACGAAGTCTTGCCGTGGCTGCCGTTTTTGCTGGCCTTGAGCAGCTCTTCACCGTTTTGGGACGGCGCCGACAGCGGCTTTGCGAGCTACCGGCAAACGGCTTGTGATGAATGGCCGCGGATGGGCATTCCGGAGTTCCTTGAGGATCAATCTGCCTATGACGCTTACGTTGCACTGCTGATCCGTACCGGGACTGTTCGGCAGGCTAGCGATATCTGGTGGGGTTTGCGGCCGGCGGTGAAGTATCCGACCCTGGAATTGCGGATGACGGATGCGTGTCCACGTCTGGATGATGCGTTGTGCATCGCCGCTTTTTTTCGCTTGGTGGTGGCGTATGCCATTGATCAACCGCGTCCCGGATCTGCGTATTCGCAAACATCCCAATGGATACTCAAGGAAAACCGCTGGCGGGCGAAACGCTACGGAACTCGGGCGTCGTTCATTATTGAAGGCTACGACCGGCCGTTCTCCATGGAGCAGTGGCTGTTCATGGCTGAACAGATATTGGGCGATGCGGCGCGAACATTGGGCGCAGAGTCGGTTTTTGCTCACATCAGGCAAATGCTTCGTGAAGGCACCAGTGCGCAGCGACAACTTGGCGTCTATCAGCGAGCGTTGCGCAGCGGGGAAGATCTTCAGGCTGCACTTTCGCAGGTGGTGGACCAACTGCTGATGGAAACGTCGCAAGCGCCATCTTTCGATCAAAGGATCGCCGGCAGCGGCAATCCCGGCAGGGCATTGACAGGACAGGTGATCTGA